One window of Rasiella rasia genomic DNA carries:
- a CDS encoding choice-of-anchor B family protein, with the protein MKKSLLPFASIFFMIFSLQAQTPCSGGSAGVYPCDGYDLQSSFDLSVLSAGAGNDSWGWTDPSNGDEYAIVGLDNGTVFIDVSNPTNPVYLGKLPTHTSSSTWRDVKVYNNHAFVVSEAGGHGMQVFDLTRLRSVTSPPVTFTEDAHYNGFGSAHNIVINEDSGYAYPVGANQFNGGPIFINIQNPTNPIFEGGYGMDAYSHDAQIVTYCGPDADYNGREIMIGSNANEVVIVDISDKSNPVGIATIDYTDVGYTHQGWFTEDQSFFLLGDETDERDLGYNTRTIVFDLRDLDNPSIHFEYESNFPAIDHNGYVNGDKFYLSNYRAGLRVFDISDIANQNIVEEGFFDSFPNNNNVGFSGAWSVYPYFASGNIVISDINRGFFLVKAISDDNTPPIANCGTATVTLDANGTGVLVASDADNGSTDNIGVAGFLACDKFFDCADLGTQMVEIEVYDAFGNRDFCTATVTVVDSLAPTLSCPADEEVQNDPGQNFYTVPDYVALGEVSATDNCSTGLTITQDPVAGTQLPAGNYFIVFESTDDSSNTGSCQFQLAVEVPLSVDDNTLDSGLSIFPNPASEKITIQSNNAGINTIHIVDISGKIIFSEESNAVQSKTIDLSSYAQGVYFVHINNAIAKKVIKR; encoded by the coding sequence ATGAAAAAATCTTTACTCCCCTTTGCGTCCATCTTTTTTATGATATTTAGTCTTCAGGCCCAAACGCCCTGTTCTGGAGGTTCAGCAGGGGTATACCCTTGTGATGGCTATGACTTACAATCGTCTTTTGATTTGTCAGTTTTAAGTGCTGGTGCAGGAAACGACTCTTGGGGTTGGACAGACCCTAGTAATGGCGACGAATACGCAATTGTTGGTTTAGACAACGGTACCGTTTTTATTGACGTTAGCAATCCAACCAATCCTGTGTATTTAGGAAAATTGCCTACACACACTTCAAGCAGTACTTGGAGAGATGTAAAAGTATATAACAACCATGCCTTTGTTGTAAGTGAAGCAGGGGGACATGGAATGCAGGTATTCGACTTAACGAGACTTAGAAGCGTAACATCGCCTCCAGTGACATTTACTGAAGATGCTCATTACAATGGTTTCGGAAGCGCTCATAATATTGTGATTAATGAAGATTCGGGATATGCATATCCTGTTGGAGCAAATCAATTTAATGGCGGACCAATTTTTATTAATATTCAAAATCCTACAAATCCAATTTTTGAAGGTGGATATGGTATGGATGCCTATAGCCACGATGCTCAAATTGTAACATACTGCGGTCCTGACGCCGATTATAATGGAAGAGAAATTATGATTGGAAGTAACGCCAACGAGGTAGTAATTGTTGATATTTCAGATAAAAGCAATCCCGTAGGAATAGCTACCATCGATTATACCGATGTTGGTTACACACACCAAGGTTGGTTTACCGAAGATCAATCGTTCTTCTTACTAGGAGATGAAACTGACGAAAGAGATTTAGGGTATAATACACGTACAATTGTTTTTGATTTACGCGATTTAGACAATCCTTCAATTCACTTTGAATACGAAAGCAACTTTCCTGCCATAGACCACAATGGCTACGTGAATGGTGATAAGTTTTATTTATCAAATTACAGGGCTGGTCTTCGTGTATTTGACATTTCAGACATTGCTAATCAAAACATAGTTGAAGAAGGTTTTTTCGATTCATTCCCGAACAACAATAACGTTGGTTTTAGTGGCGCATGGAGCGTATACCCTTATTTTGCAAGTGGTAACATTGTTATAAGTGATATTAACAGAGGTTTCTTTTTAGTGAAAGCAATTAGTGACGATAACACACCACCAATTGCAAATTGTGGCACTGCTACCGTAACACTTGATGCCAATGGTACTGGAGTACTTGTAGCATCTGATGCAGACAATGGCTCGACAGATAATATTGGTGTTGCAGGGTTTTTGGCTTGTGACAAGTTCTTTGATTGCGCAGATTTAGGCACGCAGATGGTGGAAATTGAGGTTTATGATGCCTTCGGAAATAGAGATTTTTGTACTGCTACTGTTACAGTAGTAGACTCTTTGGCTCCAACTCTTAGCTGTCCTGCAGATGAAGAAGTACAGAACGATCCTGGACAAAATTTTTACACTGTACCTGATTACGTAGCGCTAGGCGAAGTATCTGCTACCGACAACTGTTCTACAGGTTTAACAATTACGCAAGATCCAGTGGCAGGAACACAGCTACCAGCAGGAAATTACTTTATAGTTTTTGAAAGCACTGATGATTCTTCAAATACAGGAAGTTGCCAATTTCAATTAGCTGTTGAGGTTCCGTTATCTGTAGATGATAATACCTTAGACTCAGGATTAAGTATTTTTCCAAATCCAGCGTCTGAAAAAATTACGATTCAATCTAACAACGCGGGAATCAACACTATTCACATCGTTGACATTTCAGGAAAAATTATTTTCTCTGAGGAAAGTAATGCGGTACAGTCTAAGACTATAGACCTGTCGAGTTATGCACAAGGTGTTTATTTCGTACACATTAATAACGCAATAGCAAAAAAAGTTATTAAGAGATAA
- a CDS encoding MbnP family protein, which translates to MKKIALLLITISLIIGCSNDDDNTVEPIVETQVSFAFSEYWDDTPIVNADYQTTTFTNAFGTDLTISKLVYLISDVTYTATDGTVYDAGDYFLIDARAGTNSTFTPDIEIPEGEYAVSFTFGFDDEDNDKVGGYADLNSSDGTWSVPAPLGGGYHYMRLEGTFEDSSAATQTYQYHTIRANKHTSLPPGPGTLEELTDTSFSVNLGTYSIVEGTEIKVEMNVAEWFKNPNTWDLNVNSTVLMPKYDVQLDMNENGRDSVFSAGPVILP; encoded by the coding sequence ATGAAAAAAATTGCCCTATTACTAATTACAATAAGCCTCATTATTGGATGCAGTAATGATGATGACAACACTGTAGAACCTATCGTGGAAACACAAGTGTCTTTTGCGTTCAGTGAGTATTGGGATGATACACCTATTGTAAACGCAGATTACCAAACAACAACATTTACGAATGCCTTCGGGACAGATCTTACCATATCTAAGTTAGTATATCTTATATCTGACGTTACTTATACGGCCACAGACGGTACCGTTTATGATGCGGGCGATTACTTTTTAATAGATGCACGGGCAGGAACAAACTCCACATTCACTCCAGATATTGAAATACCAGAAGGAGAATACGCAGTATCTTTTACTTTTGGCTTTGATGATGAGGACAATGACAAAGTTGGTGGATACGCAGACTTAAATTCTTCAGACGGTACATGGTCTGTACCTGCACCTCTTGGTGGTGGTTATCATTACATGCGCTTGGAAGGAACTTTTGAAGACAGTTCAGCAGCTACTCAAACGTATCAATACCATACCATACGTGCCAACAAACACACAAGCCTACCTCCAGGACCAGGAACATTAGAAGAACTTACCGACACTTCTTTTTCTGTTAATCTTGGAACGTACTCTATCGTGGAAGGAACAGAAATTAAAGTAGAAATGAACGTTGCTGAATGGTTTAAAAATCCGAATACTTGGGACTTAAACGTAAATTCAACTGTTTTGATGCCAAAATACGACGTGCAGTTAGACATGAATGAAAATGGTCGTGACAGTGTGTTTAGTGCTGGGCCAGTTATTTTACCATAA
- a CDS encoding cytochrome-c peroxidase, with the protein MKVVGIFSVLLTTLLLVSCKDSDDTASGYMATPAPLEIPTIFENQILAPIIPDDNPQTVEGIALGKKLFFDKKLSADNTQACASCHRPENAFTDPRRFSVGISGENGFRNSMPLHNLAWNFNTQFNWDGSANSLESQIFEPVTNPIEMANTWPAVENTLQNTANYPELFEEAFGTQTIDSTLVTKALAQFIRTMVSANSKFDRAQLGLAELTPQEQNGLNVFLDESRGDCFHCHGLPENPLWTDNAFHNNGLDSEFDDLGRGNVTGDPREFGLFRSPTLRNLKFTAPYMHDGRFETLDEVINHYSEGLVFSATIDPLMKAINEGGVQLTESDKADLKAFLLSLSDDEFVNNPDFRN; encoded by the coding sequence ATGAAAGTTGTTGGAATTTTTAGCGTATTACTAACCACTCTTTTGCTAGTTTCTTGCAAAGATAGTGACGATACTGCCTCTGGTTATATGGCCACTCCGGCACCGCTAGAAATTCCGACAATTTTTGAAAATCAAATTTTAGCACCTATTATTCCCGATGACAATCCCCAAACAGTTGAAGGAATTGCGTTGGGGAAAAAGCTTTTTTTTGATAAGAAACTTTCCGCAGACAACACACAAGCTTGTGCTTCCTGTCATCGCCCAGAGAATGCTTTTACTGATCCAAGAAGATTTAGTGTAGGTATCTCTGGTGAAAATGGATTTAGAAACTCGATGCCACTCCATAACTTAGCATGGAATTTTAACACTCAATTTAATTGGGATGGCAGCGCAAACAGTTTGGAAAGTCAGATTTTTGAGCCTGTTACCAACCCTATTGAAATGGCTAATACCTGGCCAGCTGTTGAAAACACCCTACAAAACACAGCTAACTATCCAGAGTTATTTGAGGAAGCTTTTGGCACTCAAACCATAGATTCTACACTGGTAACCAAAGCCCTTGCACAATTTATAAGAACAATGGTTTCAGCAAACTCTAAATTTGACCGTGCTCAACTCGGACTTGCCGAATTAACTCCGCAAGAGCAAAACGGCTTGAACGTTTTTTTAGATGAAAGCAGAGGTGATTGTTTTCATTGTCACGGACTTCCAGAAAATCCGTTATGGACAGACAATGCTTTTCATAACAACGGGCTAGACTCAGAATTTGATGACCTTGGTAGAGGTAACGTTACAGGAGACCCTAGAGAATTTGGTCTATTTAGAAGTCCAACACTTCGAAACTTGAAATTTACCGCCCCGTATATGCATGACGGGCGTTTTGAAACACTAGATGAAGTGATTAATCATTATAGTGAAGGCCTAGTTTTTTCTGCTACCATAGACCCGCTTATGAAAGCTATAAACGAAGGAGGGGTACAATTAACCGAATCTGACAAAGCAGATTTAAAGGCTTTTCTACTGTCGCTATCTGACGACGAATTTGTGAATAATCCAGATTTCAGAAATTAA
- a CDS encoding HesB/IscA family protein codes for MIKVSDTAKIKLEQLMSEEGYAITNDYVRVGVKSGGCSGLSYDLNFDKVIGENDKLFEDNLVKIAVDKKSFLYLVGTTLEYSGGLNGKGFVFNNPNANRTCGCGESFSL; via the coding sequence ATGATAAAAGTTAGCGATACAGCCAAAATAAAGCTGGAGCAGTTAATGAGTGAAGAAGGATACGCTATTACAAATGACTATGTTCGTGTAGGCGTTAAGAGTGGCGGTTGTTCAGGTCTTTCGTACGACCTTAATTTTGATAAGGTAATTGGAGAAAATGACAAGCTGTTTGAAGACAATTTGGTAAAAATTGCTGTAGACAAAAAGAGCTTTTTATACTTAGTAGGAACCACGTTAGAATACAGCGGAGGATTAAACGGGAAAGGCTTTGTGTTTAACAACCCAAACGCAAACCGCACCTGTGGTTGTGGAGAATCTTTTTCATTATAG
- the sufB gene encoding Fe-S cluster assembly protein SufB, producing MSKYTEDDLKKELETKEYEYGFYTDIESETFPVGLNEAIVRAISKKKEEPDWMTEWRLEAFRYWQEMEEPEWANVQYKKPNFQDISYYSAPSTKPKYNSIDEVDPELLETFNKLGISLDEQKKLAGVAVDIVIDSVSVATTFKDTLAEKGIIFCSISEAIKEHPELVKKYIGSVVPQRDNFYAALNSAVFSDGSFCYIPKGVRCPMELSTYFRINQAGTGQFERTLVIADEGSYVSYLEGCTAPSRDENQLHAAVVELIALDDAEIKYSTVQNWYPGNSEGKGGVFNFVTKRGICEKNAKISWTQVETGSAVTWKYPSCVLKGDNSIGEFYSIAVTNNFQQADTGTKMIHLGKNTRSTIISKGISAGKSQNSYRGLVQINARADNARNFSQCDSLLMGNNCGAHTFPYIEAKNKTAQVEHEATTSKIGEDQIFYCNQRGIDTEKAIALIVNGFSKEVLNKLPMEFAVEAQKLLEISLEGSVG from the coding sequence ATGAGTAAATATACAGAAGACGATTTAAAGAAGGAACTCGAGACGAAAGAATACGAATATGGATTTTATACAGATATAGAATCTGAAACGTTCCCTGTAGGCCTAAACGAAGCTATTGTAAGAGCCATTTCAAAGAAAAAAGAAGAGCCAGATTGGATGACTGAATGGCGCCTAGAAGCTTTTAGATATTGGCAAGAAATGGAAGAACCTGAATGGGCAAATGTACAGTACAAAAAACCGAATTTTCAGGACATTTCTTATTACTCTGCACCTTCAACAAAGCCAAAATACAACAGCATAGATGAAGTAGATCCAGAGTTATTGGAGACTTTCAACAAACTAGGAATTTCTCTAGACGAACAAAAGAAACTTGCTGGAGTTGCCGTAGACATCGTTATAGATTCAGTTTCTGTGGCAACAACATTCAAAGATACTTTAGCCGAAAAAGGTATCATATTTTGTTCTATTTCCGAAGCAATAAAAGAACATCCAGAATTAGTTAAAAAATATATTGGTTCTGTAGTTCCGCAACGTGATAACTTCTATGCGGCATTAAATAGTGCAGTTTTTAGCGACGGTTCTTTTTGTTACATCCCGAAAGGCGTTCGATGTCCGATGGAGCTTTCTACGTACTTCAGAATTAACCAAGCTGGTACAGGTCAGTTTGAGCGTACTTTGGTAATTGCAGATGAAGGGTCGTATGTTAGTTATTTGGAAGGCTGTACCGCGCCAAGCAGAGATGAAAATCAGTTACATGCGGCGGTAGTAGAACTAATTGCACTTGATGACGCTGAAATAAAATATTCTACCGTTCAAAATTGGTATCCAGGAAATAGCGAAGGAAAAGGCGGGGTTTTCAATTTTGTAACAAAACGAGGAATCTGTGAAAAGAATGCAAAAATTTCATGGACTCAAGTGGAAACAGGAAGTGCCGTTACTTGGAAATATCCTAGTTGTGTGCTTAAAGGTGACAATTCAATTGGCGAGTTTTACTCTATTGCAGTTACCAATAATTTTCAGCAAGCAGATACAGGTACAAAGATGATTCATCTTGGCAAAAACACGCGAAGTACTATTATTAGTAAGGGAATTTCAGCTGGAAAATCTCAAAATAGTTATAGAGGTTTGGTGCAAATTAATGCCCGAGCCGACAATGCTCGAAATTTTTCGCAATGTGATTCACTATTAATGGGTAACAATTGTGGTGCCCATACGTTTCCATATATTGAAGCTAAGAATAAAACGGCTCAAGTAGAACACGAGGCTACTACTAGTAAAATTGGAGAAGACCAAATTTTCTATTGTAACCAGCGTGGTATTGACACCGAAAAAGCAATTGCGCTAATTGTAAACGGTTTTAGCAAAGAGGTTCTAAATAAACTCCCAATGGAATTTGCTGTGGAGGCTCAAAAATTACTTGAGATTTCACTAGAAGGATCTGTTGGATAA
- the sufC gene encoding Fe-S cluster assembly ATPase SufC has product MLHIKDLHAGVDEKEILTGINLDVKPGEVHAIMGPNGSGKSTLASVIAGKEEFEISKGELTFEGEDISELDPEERAHKGLFLSFQYPVEIPGVTVTNFIKTAINENRKAIGEKDMPAGEMLKKIKAKAELLEIDRKFLSRSLNQGFSGGEKKRNEIFQMAMLEPKLAILDETDSGLDIDALKIVANGVNKLKSKDNAVIVITHYQRLLDYIVPDYVHVLMNGKIVKSGSKELAYELEAKGYDWIKEELV; this is encoded by the coding sequence ATGTTACATATTAAAGACCTGCACGCAGGAGTAGACGAAAAGGAAATACTGACCGGCATTAACTTAGATGTAAAGCCAGGAGAAGTACATGCTATCATGGGCCCAAATGGTTCTGGTAAAAGTACGTTGGCTTCGGTAATTGCAGGAAAAGAAGAATTTGAGATTTCTAAAGGCGAACTTACGTTTGAAGGTGAGGATATTTCAGAATTAGATCCCGAAGAACGCGCCCACAAAGGGCTATTTCTTTCGTTTCAATACCCTGTAGAAATACCGGGAGTGACCGTTACTAATTTTATTAAAACGGCCATCAACGAAAATAGAAAAGCAATAGGTGAAAAAGATATGCCAGCAGGTGAAATGCTTAAGAAAATTAAAGCAAAGGCAGAACTTTTAGAAATTGATCGTAAATTTTTGTCGCGTTCACTAAACCAAGGTTTTTCTGGTGGTGAGAAAAAACGTAACGAAATTTTCCAGATGGCAATGTTAGAACCAAAACTTGCTATTCTAGACGAAACAGATTCTGGGCTAGATATTGATGCACTTAAGATCGTTGCCAATGGAGTTAACAAACTTAAAAGCAAAGACAATGCAGTTATTGTGATTACACACTACCAACGTCTGTTAGATTATATAGTACCCGATTATGTGCACGTTCTTATGAATGGAAAAATTGTAAAGTCTGGCAGTAAAGAACTTGCTTACGAGTTAGAAGCAAAAGGTTACGATTGGATTAAAGAAGAATTAGTATAA
- the sufD gene encoding Fe-S cluster assembly protein SufD, giving the protein MSLKDKLVSSYIAFEDHLEDDSPIHDVRNNAIKVFEEEGFPTRKQEAWKYTSLNSLLKNDYSIFPNNTRTIELKDVRKYFLHEIDTYKLVFIDGVYSSFLSSTTHDSLDICLLSSALNKPKYKAVIEAYFNKTAVKDSLTSLNTAFAKEGAYIHIPKNKEVEKPIEILNFSTGNEAAILLQPRNLIVVGENAHVQIIERHQSLNENEVLTNSVTEIFAEKRAYVDYYKIQNDAHSASLIDNTYISQEQESHCRVHTFSFGGKLTRNNLNFYQKGERCDSTLNGITIIEGKQHVDHNTLVHHIAPNCESHQDYKGIFSDSSTGVFNGKVYVEKEAQKLDAFQKNNNILVDDKATINSKPQLEIFADDVRCSHGCTIGQLDEDAMFYLQSRGIGKKEARALLMYAFANNVLESVQIPELKARITKLIANKIGVSLGFEL; this is encoded by the coding sequence ATGAGTTTAAAAGATAAATTAGTATCGTCATACATCGCTTTTGAAGATCATCTAGAAGATGATTCTCCAATACATGATGTACGCAACAATGCCATAAAGGTTTTTGAAGAAGAAGGATTTCCGACGAGAAAACAAGAAGCTTGGAAATATACTTCCCTAAATTCATTGTTGAAAAACGACTACAGTATATTTCCGAACAACACTAGAACTATAGAACTAAAAGATGTTAGAAAGTACTTTCTTCATGAAATAGACACCTACAAACTAGTTTTTATTGACGGAGTTTATAGTTCGTTTTTATCTTCAACAACGCACGATTCACTAGATATTTGTTTGCTCTCTTCAGCTTTAAACAAACCTAAGTACAAAGCTGTAATTGAAGCATATTTTAATAAAACTGCCGTAAAAGACAGCCTAACTTCATTAAATACTGCCTTTGCAAAAGAAGGAGCCTACATACACATACCAAAAAATAAAGAAGTAGAAAAACCTATAGAAATCCTTAATTTTTCTACAGGTAATGAAGCTGCAATTTTACTTCAACCAAGAAATTTAATTGTTGTGGGAGAAAATGCCCATGTACAAATTATTGAACGTCACCAGAGTCTCAATGAGAACGAGGTATTAACCAATAGCGTGACCGAGATTTTTGCTGAAAAGAGAGCGTATGTCGATTATTACAAAATTCAGAATGACGCACATTCAGCTTCGTTGATAGACAATACCTACATTTCGCAAGAGCAAGAAAGTCATTGCAGAGTACATACATTTTCGTTTGGAGGAAAACTTACAAGAAATAACCTCAACTTTTACCAAAAAGGAGAGCGCTGTGATAGTACACTTAATGGTATCACTATTATTGAAGGCAAACAACACGTAGATCACAACACCCTAGTGCATCATATTGCACCTAATTGTGAGAGCCATCAAGATTATAAAGGTATTTTCTCAGATAGCTCTACAGGTGTTTTCAACGGAAAAGTTTACGTAGAAAAAGAAGCCCAAAAGCTTGACGCTTTTCAGAAAAACAACAACATATTAGTAGACGACAAAGCTACCATTAATTCGAAGCCTCAATTAGAGATTTTCGCAGACGATGTACGTTGTTCTCATGGTTGTACGATTGGTCAGCTAGATGAAGACGCTATGTTTTACCTGCAATCACGCGGTATTGGTAAAAAGGAAGCCAGAGCCTTACTCATGTATGCTTTTGCTAATAATGTGTTAGAAAGCGTTCAGATTCCAGAGCTTAAAGCGCGCATTACAAAACTTATTGCCAATAAAATAGGCGTAAGTTTAGGGTTCGAATTATAG
- a CDS encoding aminotransferase class V-fold PLP-dependent enzyme, with amino-acid sequence MSFNIDTIRADFPILQREVNGKPLVYLDNAATSQKPQIVIDAIVDYYSNYNANIHRGVHALSQEATDKYEEARQKIQHHFNVGKAHEIIFTSGTTHGINLVAHGFSSLLNANDEVIVSALEHHSNIVPWQMLCEKTGAVLKVIPMTQEGALDMAAYNTLLSSKTKLVFVNQISNALGTINPIQDIIEAAHKVDAAVLIDGAQACAHIKSDLQALDVDFYVTSAHKMCGPTGVGVLYGKEKWLNKLPPYQGGGEMIAEVTFEKTTYADLPHKFEAGTPNICGGIAFGTAIDYLNKIGFHAIATYEHELLTYATAQLLQIEGLTIYGTSSDKTSVISFNLKGIHPYDVGTILDKLGIAVRTGHHCAQPIMNFYNIPGTVRASFAFYNTKEEVDLLVSGVRRAQQMLT; translated from the coding sequence ATGTCTTTTAATATCGATACCATACGAGCAGATTTTCCTATACTTCAGCGTGAGGTAAATGGCAAACCTTTAGTGTATCTAGACAATGCGGCTACTTCTCAGAAACCGCAAATAGTGATTGACGCCATAGTAGATTATTATTCTAACTACAACGCTAACATACACCGTGGGGTACATGCTCTTTCTCAAGAAGCAACAGACAAATACGAGGAGGCACGCCAGAAGATTCAGCACCATTTTAATGTTGGTAAAGCACACGAAATTATATTTACTTCGGGCACAACTCATGGCATTAATCTTGTTGCACATGGTTTTTCTTCTCTACTTAACGCAAACGATGAAGTAATTGTTTCTGCACTAGAACACCATAGCAATATTGTGCCTTGGCAAATGCTTTGCGAAAAAACAGGAGCTGTTCTTAAAGTAATACCTATGACGCAAGAAGGAGCCTTAGACATGGCAGCCTACAACACACTTTTATCGTCAAAAACTAAATTGGTGTTTGTCAACCAAATTTCCAATGCCTTAGGAACCATTAACCCAATACAAGATATTATAGAAGCTGCGCACAAAGTTGACGCAGCAGTACTCATTGATGGAGCACAAGCCTGTGCGCACATAAAATCAGATTTACAGGCTTTAGATGTAGATTTTTACGTTACTTCTGCTCATAAAATGTGTGGACCTACAGGAGTGGGAGTTCTCTACGGAAAAGAAAAATGGCTCAATAAACTCCCCCCCTATCAAGGAGGTGGTGAAATGATTGCAGAAGTTACTTTTGAAAAAACTACTTATGCAGATCTGCCCCATAAATTTGAAGCAGGAACACCCAATATCTGTGGAGGCATTGCCTTTGGAACTGCAATAGATTATCTAAACAAAATAGGCTTCCATGCCATTGCAACGTACGAGCATGAGCTTCTAACCTACGCTACTGCGCAGCTTTTACAAATTGAAGGTTTAACAATATACGGCACTAGTAGTGATAAGACATCTGTAATATCTTTTAACCTTAAAGGTATTCACCCGTACGATGTTGGCACCATTTTAGATAAATTAGGTATAGCTGTACGAACAGGGCATCATTGTGCTCAGCCAATTATGAATTTTTACAACATTCCAGGTACTGTTAGGGCTTCATTTGCTTTTTACAACACCAAAGAAGAGGTAGACTTGCTCGTAAGCGGTGTAAGACGTGCACAACAAATGCTCACTTAA
- a CDS encoding META domain-containing protein — protein MRSLYITLALTAFLFTGCDETKKVIDVAGNVQLSGAYEITSVGAARVSNPNITINFGALDKSVRGNGGCNSFFGNYTLDLYSLNFVDIAATENYCDESIMTTERAIMKALNETGSFTYEDSILTLLSKTDRSVLLKAKKNKRDQQSE, from the coding sequence ATGAGAAGTTTATACATAACATTAGCACTTACAGCATTTCTTTTTACGGGGTGTGACGAAACCAAAAAAGTGATTGATGTGGCTGGAAACGTGCAGCTTTCTGGCGCCTATGAGATTACAAGTGTCGGAGCAGCTCGTGTGAGCAACCCAAATATTACTATAAATTTTGGTGCCTTAGATAAATCAGTTCGTGGTAATGGAGGCTGTAATTCTTTCTTCGGAAACTATACACTAGATTTATATTCGCTAAACTTTGTAGATATAGCCGCAACCGAAAATTATTGTGACGAAAGTATTATGACTACCGAAAGAGCTATCATGAAAGCACTAAATGAAACTGGATCATTTACGTATGAAGATAGTATATTAACATTGCTTTCAAAAACAGATAGAAGTGTCTTGTTAAAGGCCAAAAAGAACAAAAGAGATCAACAAAGTGAGTAG
- a CDS encoding SufE family protein — MSSIKEIQQELIEEFSMFDDWMERYEHMIDLGKSLPLIDPALKSEDKLIKGCQSKVWLHSELKDQHIVFTADSDAIITKGIVAILIRVFSNQTPEAIVQADTKFIDEIGLKEHLSPTRANGLVSMVKQMKLYAIAYQAQLNQ, encoded by the coding sequence GTGAGTAGTATAAAAGAAATACAACAAGAGTTAATTGAAGAATTTTCAATGTTTGACGATTGGATGGAGCGTTACGAACACATGATTGACCTCGGGAAATCGCTACCGCTTATAGACCCTGCGTTAAAATCTGAAGACAAGCTAATAAAAGGGTGTCAGAGTAAAGTATGGCTACATAGCGAATTAAAAGACCAACATATTGTATTTACAGCAGATAGCGACGCCATTATCACTAAGGGTATCGTAGCCATTTTAATTAGAGTATTTTCTAATCAGACACCAGAAGCAATTGTACAAGCAGATACTAAATTTATAGATGAAATTGGATTAAAAGAGCACTTATCACCCACACGTGCCAACGGACTAGTTTCTATGGTAAAACAAATGAAGCTATACGCAATTGCCTATCAGGCACAATTGAATCAATAA
- a CDS encoding SUF system Fe-S cluster assembly protein yields the protein MSTTEIDTIELGEKIVKVLKTIFDPEIPVDIYELGLIYDVFVNEDQEVKILMTLTTPNCPVAETLPLEVEDKVKSIKLVKDAEVEITFDPPWTQDLMSEEAKLELGML from the coding sequence ATGAGCACCACAGAAATTGACACTATAGAACTAGGCGAAAAAATAGTAAAGGTCTTAAAAACCATTTTTGATCCAGAAATCCCCGTAGACATCTACGAGCTCGGCCTAATTTATGACGTATTTGTAAATGAAGACCAAGAGGTAAAAATCTTAATGACACTTACAACACCTAACTGCCCTGTAGCCGAAACCTTACCCCTAGAAGTAGAAGATAAAGTAAAGAGCATCAAACTTGTAAAAGATGCCGAGGTAGAAATAACATTCGACCCCCCTTGGACTCAAGATTTAATGTCTGAAGAAGCAAAACTAGAACTAGGCATGCTCTAA
- a CDS encoding DUF2480 family protein encodes MENEIVNRVANSKLITFDLEDFYPEGNRISFDISQWLIEGIVLKEKEFRASVATHNWSQYKDAYVALYCSTDAIVPGWAYLLLSLQLAPYAKKTVVGSLETLESIVFTEIISAMDVSEFKDKFMIIKGCAHKPIPQNAFVLLAERLQPVAKSIMYGEACSSVPLYKRT; translated from the coding sequence ATGGAAAATGAAATTGTAAATAGAGTTGCCAACAGCAAATTAATAACATTCGATCTCGAAGATTTTTATCCAGAGGGAAATCGAATTTCGTTCGATATTTCCCAATGGCTAATAGAAGGTATTGTTTTAAAGGAAAAAGAATTTCGCGCTTCTGTTGCAACGCATAATTGGTCACAATACAAAGATGCCTATGTAGCACTCTACTGTAGTACCGATGCCATTGTACCTGGGTGGGCCTATTTATTACTGTCGCTTCAGTTAGCGCCATATGCCAAGAAAACCGTGGTTGGCTCTCTAGAAACACTTGAAAGTATTGTTTTTACTGAAATTATCTCGGCCATGGATGTTTCAGAATTTAAAGATAAATTTATGATCATTAAAGGTTGCGCTCATAAGCCCATTCCGCAGAACGCATTTGTTTTGCTAGCCGAAAGATTACAACCTGTGGCTAAGAGTATTATGTATGGCGAAGCTTGTTCGTCTGTTCCGCTCTACAAGCGCACCTAG